A DNA window from Pongo abelii isolate AG06213 chromosome 2, NHGRI_mPonAbe1-v2.0_pri, whole genome shotgun sequence contains the following coding sequences:
- the PCNP gene encoding PEST proteolytic signal-containing nuclear protein: MADGKAGEEKPEKSQRAGAAGGPEEEAEKPVKTKTVSSSNGGESSSRSAEKRSAEEEAVDLPTKPTKISKFGFAIGSQTTKKASAISIKLGSSKPKETVPTLAPKTLSVAAAFNEDEDSEPEEMPPEAKMRMKNIGRDTPTSAGPNSFNKGKHGFSDNQKLWERNIKSHLGNVHDQDN; this comes from the exons ATGGCGGACGGGAAGGCGGGAGAGGAGAAGCCTGAAAAGTCGCAGCGAGCTGGAGCCGCCGGAG GACCtgaagaagaagcagaaaaacCTGTGAAAACTAAGACTGTTTCTTCCAGTAATGGAGGGGAAAGTTCCAGTCGCAGCGCTGAGAAGCGATCAGCTGAAGAAGAAGCTGTCGACCTCCCAACAAAGCCTACAAAGATCTCCAAGTTTGGATTTGCCATAGGTAGTCAGACGACAAAGAAAGCATCAGCCATATCCATCAAACTTGGATCAAGT AAGCCTAAAGAAACTGTTCCAACTCTTGCTCCAAAAACTCTTTCAGTAGCAGCAGCTTTTAATGAAGATGAAGAT agTGAACCAGAGGAAATGCCTCCAGAAGCAAAGATGAGGATGAAGAATATTGGAAG GGATACACCAACATCAGCTGGACCAAACTCCTTCAATAAAGGAAAGCATGGGTTTTCTGATAACCAGAAGCTGTGGGAGCGAAATATAAAATCTCATCTTGGAAATGTCCATGACCAAGACAATTAA
- the LOC100461246 gene encoding small ribosomal subunit protein uS13-like encodes MSLVISEKFQHILRVLNTNIDGRRKTAFAITAIKGVGQRYAHVVLRKADIDLTKRAGELTADEVERVITIMQNPRQCKIPDWFLNRQKDVKDGKYSQVLASGLDNKLREDLERLKKIRAHRGLRHFWGFRVRGQHTKTTGRRGRTVGVSKKK; translated from the coding sequence ATGTCTCTAGTGATCTCTGAAAAGTTCCAGCATATTTTGCGAGTACTCAACACCAACATCGATGGGCGGCGGAAAACAGCCTTTGCCATCACTGCCATTAAGGGTGTGGGCCAAAGATATGCTCATGTGGTGTTGAGGAAAGCAGACATTGACCTCACCAAGAGGGCGGGAGAACTCACTGCGGATGAGGTGGAACGTGTGATCACCATTATGCAGAATCCACGCCAGTGCAAGATCCCAGACTGGTTCTTGAACAGACAGAAGGATGTAAAGGATGGAAAATATAGCCAGGTCCTAGCCAGTGGTCTGGACAACAAGCTCCGTGAAGACCTGGAGCGACTGAAGAAGATTCGGGCCCATAGAGGGCTGCGTCACTTCTGGGGCTTTCGTGTCCGAGGCCAGCACACCAAGACCACTGGCCGCCGTGGCCGCACCGTGGGTGTGTCCAAGAAGAAATAA